In the genome of Streptomyces globosus, one region contains:
- a CDS encoding IS481 family transposase, with translation MVHRNAPLTETGRLRLARCVVEDGWPLRRAAERFQVAPTTAQRWAARYRASGEAGMADRSSRPRHSPRRTPTRTERRIIKVRILRRWGPARIAHLLDLVPPTVHRVLTRFGLARLTHLDRATGRNIRRYERERPGELVHVDIKKLGNIPDGGGHKVLGRQAGRKTRKNAGYSYIHTAVDDHSRLAYSEILTDEKKETATGFWTRAHAYFTSVGITVERVLTDNGACYKSHTWRDTLAAAGITHKRTRPYRPQTNGKVERLNRTLLDEWAYARPYRSEQERRDAFPDWLHTYNHHRGHTALAGKPPASRVPNLTGQYT, from the coding sequence GTGGTCCACCGTAATGCACCCCTGACCGAGACCGGACGGCTGCGTCTGGCCCGCTGCGTGGTCGAGGACGGCTGGCCGCTGCGGCGGGCCGCCGAACGCTTCCAGGTCGCGCCCACCACCGCCCAGCGGTGGGCCGCCCGCTACCGGGCCTCCGGCGAGGCGGGCATGGCCGACCGCTCCAGCCGGCCCCGTCACAGCCCCCGCCGGACCCCGACCCGCACCGAGCGCCGGATCATCAAGGTCCGCATCCTGCGACGGTGGGGACCGGCCCGCATCGCCCACCTGCTGGACCTGGTGCCCCCTACCGTCCACCGAGTCCTGACCCGGTTCGGCCTGGCCCGCCTGACACACCTGGACCGCGCGACCGGCCGGAACATCCGCCGCTACGAACGCGAACGCCCTGGCGAACTCGTCCATGTCGACATCAAGAAACTCGGCAACATCCCCGACGGCGGCGGCCACAAGGTCCTCGGCCGCCAGGCCGGCCGCAAGACCCGCAAGAACGCCGGCTACAGCTACATCCACACCGCCGTCGACGACCACTCCCGCCTCGCCTACAGCGAGATCCTCACCGACGAGAAGAAAGAGACCGCCACCGGCTTCTGGACCCGGGCACACGCCTACTTCACCAGCGTCGGGATCACCGTCGAACGGGTCCTGACCGACAACGGCGCCTGCTACAAGTCCCACACCTGGCGCGACACGCTGGCAGCGGCCGGGATCACCCACAAGCGAACCCGGCCCTACCGGCCCCAGACCAACGGCAAAGTCGAACGCCTCAACCGCACCCTGCTCGACGAATGGGCCTACGCCCGCCCCTACCGGTCAGAACAGGAGCGACGCGACGCCTTCCCCGACTGGCTGCACACCTACAATCACCACCGCGGACACACCGCGCTCGCAGGCAAACCACCCGCCAGCCGCGTCCCCAACCTCACAGGGCAATACACCTAG